The following nucleotide sequence is from Pectinophora gossypiella chromosome 17, ilPecGoss1.1, whole genome shotgun sequence.
GTTGCTTGACACACGAGACAAACACCCTAATGTTACCTGCTGTTGATTTAGTAATTGGATTCAAATCTAGCAATATGTTTATGTGTTCGTTTGTTATTTTGTACTCATTGTCGTAACGATCCTTTAGCAACGTTTTGGCCTCTGTATAACTTTCAGATTGTAAAGGTAAATTTTTGATAAGATCAAAAGGCTCATCCTTCAAAAAACTgcgtaaataaaatagtttttgtacGTTTTGTAGGCTGGAATTTCGATCTACTAATGCGTTAAATAATTCTATGAAGGGTTTGTACTcggagtacttacctacaaagaTCGGAACATTTATTTCAGGCAGCTTCGTTGCCATGGTCTGCAGTGGGGGAGGGCTAACCACCTGGTTATCATCTAACTTTTGCATTAAGCGTTTTATTAGAGTTAGCGTTTCCAAGTATTTTGTTTCAACAGCGTCACAGTCGTCCGCGTCTGGATTAAGCGCACATATCTCCAAGTTAAGTTTTTCAAATCTGTCAAACGTAGCCCTCAACCTCTCCTCCTTTATGGAAAGGCACTGGCGATCGAGTTCCGCACCATCAGTGTcacgaaaataattaaaatgtttcgTCAAAACGCCCTTCTGAGAGGCACGTTTGCGTAAAAGACCTTCTAGAGCCTTAGGGCTGTTATCACAATCCGAATCAGACATAATGGTAAAACAAACACTTTATGATGACTTAGAAACTAAGTACACTTGCTAAATACGctacaattacaaaataaaatatttgtaacagGCTAGTTACGCTATACGTGTTgtcgagaaaaaaaatatggcgtCGTCGACGAAAAAAGTGGGCGTTTCCGGAAGTATTCGAAGCTCTGCAGAGTCCCCTGGTGACGATCGCGAGTAACAGTATTATACGCGCGAGTCTTCAAACGAACCAATAAATCGATCTGTATCACAGACACAGTTGCCCGCCGATTTTCAAATCGGCCAATAGGAGCGACTGCAAGTGACAGACGTAGTACATCAGCGCCACAGTGGTGAGTAGCGAGACCTCGTTGGTTACCGCCCTGTTGTCGTGTCGTGGAGCGCGCCAATGGGAAGGCGCGAAAGCGACGCGTTGGTGTGACGTAGCTGTGACGTAGCAGCAATCAGCGCCGCTGTGGCTAGTGGCGAGTAGCTGAATCTTGCCTTGTAATGACGTCACGCCGAAACGCACCATCGAAACCGGAAACACGTATGCTAGGTATGGAATGACTAGCACTTTTGATGTGGGATGCCTAAATAAATACGATACTTGATTTTGGGCAATCTCCTCTCGAATGCTTCTTCTATGTGTATGATGGCGAAGTGTAGATCACGACGAAACCTGTTGTTGTGTCCGGCGATATTGCTGACGACGAAGTAGTTCGCGGGCGAGAAAGTTCAAACCTCACGAAATCACAGTTCTTTCTGAACAACAAATGTCTGCTCGGCACAAATTCACTCGCGGGCCCTTGTGATGCGAAGGACCATGTTTAACTTTCGATAGGGTGCTGGTAAATAAGACAAAAGCCCGAAGTTTAGAGAATCGCGTGTAATGTTCACCATTAGAAAAAAAGGAGAGAGTTTTACAGTATTGccatactaaaataataattaaaactaaaatgttggggatgccaacaggTCCAAACAAAATACCTTATTTTCGGTGGAGGTCGCTGCTCGTGTATGCTCCTTAATTATCTTTccgagtaataaatgttttttttatttttcattcaatATAATGTGACCGAACGACGAGCTTTTTcagtgtatttttgttttcatatgTCACTGAAAATTGGTATCGATTTTCCGTTCTTGCCCTGCCTTTTGCTTTGCTGTTACACAGTGCACTGTGTAACCATTTTTTTAACTGTATCGTCGCGTCGGATAAAAATTgcttttcagaggtatgtgaccgggctggattttccttcgcgggttgaaaggtaaTAAGAGAAAATTGCACgtttaatagggtagtttccaactagtcaaatcagttactttttactaaatgtcaaaacacaaaattactatagaatttgcatgaaaaacgCGACCAAATGtccgacttattattacgttgtccttgattaaatatattatattacattataaataaattaaatagaaaaaagaaaatgtttttcgttagttcataatttatcttgaacctagtacacgaccaaattaggtaggtacttacattgttTCGTGTAACTTTTTTTATCATTAGAGAAAAGTTGTCACTTACCTTTTCTTTACAACTGCAATGAGAATTATATGTTGAGTGTTCTTCGTTCCTCTTATAGCTctgaaacaaacaaagaaatattttagtGATACGTTTTATTAAGAAATGATAGATTTATTCGTGGTTTTGACGGacataactca
It contains:
- the LOC126374292 gene encoding uncharacterized protein LOC126374292 isoform X3; translated protein: MSDSDCDNSPKALEGLLRKRASQKGVLTKHFNYFRDTDGAELDRQCLSIKEERLRATFDRFEKLNLEICALNPDADDCDAVETKYLETLTLIKRLMQKLDDNQVVSPPPLQTMATKLPEINVPIFVGKYSEYKPFIELFNALVDRNSSLQNVQKLFYLRSFLKDEPFDLIKNLPLQSESYTEAKTLLKDRYDNEYKITNEHINILLDLNPITKSTAGNIRVFVSCVKQQLASLKNLKHDIKSWDSILLCILTRKLDAYCNREFQLIKDNKPSVSTLIDFLERRALALENAERTQVQFPVSKAAHTVTVKDVAGATVKSAPPPLACTLCAVAV